Proteins encoded together in one Stigmatella aurantiaca window:
- a CDS encoding L-threonylcarbamoyladenylate synthase, protein MLNPDRIDRAVEILRRGGVIALPTETVYGLAANAEDELAVRRVFAIKGRPATHPLIVHLPRAEALPDWAQAIPPEAWTLAAAFWPGPLTLVLRRTARATDAVTGGQDTVALRVPQHPVALAVLSALGGGLAAPSANRFGRVSPTTAGHVREDLGDDVDLLLDGGPCTVGVESTIVDLSAGEPAILRPGGLAAEELERVLGRPVPVRTASSVRVSGSLASHYAPRAGVTLVEPPEASARAKALLGQGVRVGVLGPATLALPPGVPRFDMPEDPAGAAHDLYLRLREADLAGLDLLLACLPPAKGLGLAVRDRLARAAAPRAPGT, encoded by the coding sequence ATGCTTAACCCGGACCGCATTGACCGCGCAGTGGAAATCCTGAGGCGCGGGGGCGTCATCGCCCTGCCCACGGAGACGGTGTACGGCCTGGCCGCCAACGCCGAGGACGAGCTGGCCGTGCGCCGCGTCTTCGCCATCAAGGGCCGCCCCGCCACCCACCCCCTCATCGTCCACCTGCCCCGCGCCGAGGCCCTGCCGGACTGGGCCCAGGCCATTCCCCCCGAGGCCTGGACGCTGGCCGCCGCCTTCTGGCCGGGGCCGCTCACGCTGGTGCTGCGCCGCACCGCGCGTGCCACCGACGCCGTCACCGGAGGCCAGGACACCGTGGCCCTGCGCGTGCCCCAGCACCCCGTGGCGCTCGCGGTCCTCTCCGCCCTGGGCGGCGGCCTGGCGGCCCCCAGCGCCAACCGCTTCGGCCGGGTCAGCCCCACCACCGCGGGCCACGTGCGCGAGGACCTCGGGGACGACGTGGACCTCCTCCTCGATGGAGGCCCGTGCACGGTGGGCGTGGAGTCCACCATCGTGGACCTCAGCGCCGGGGAGCCCGCCATCCTCCGGCCCGGGGGGCTCGCCGCCGAGGAGCTGGAGCGCGTCCTCGGGCGCCCTGTGCCAGTCCGCACCGCCTCCTCCGTGCGCGTCTCTGGCTCCCTCGCCTCGCACTACGCTCCCCGCGCGGGGGTGACGCTCGTGGAGCCCCCGGAGGCCAGCGCCCGGGCAAAGGCCCTGCTCGGCCAGGGCGTGCGGGTGGGGGTGCTCGGCCCCGCCACCCTGGCGCTGCCGCCGGGCGTGCCCCGCTTCGACATGCCCGAGGACCCTGCGGGGGCGGCCCATGACCTGTACCTGCGCCTGCGCGAGGCGGACCTCGCGGGCCTGGACCTGCTCCTGGCCTGTCTTCCCCCCGCGAAGGGCCTGGGCCTCGCCGTGAGGGACCGCCTGGCCCGGGCTGCCGCCCCGAGGGCCCCTGGCACTTGA
- a CDS encoding ABC transporter permease: MKALLIARRELAGYLRTLSGYLIIAVILALNGLFFNAFALGKAAERSATVLSNFFYYSSGFTIVASVFISMRLLAEERQAGTLPLLYSSPVRDRDIVLGKYLAGLVFLALYLVCTVYMPLMVMVNGKVSAGHIAAGYLGLLLLGSASLAVGTLGSALARNQLLAAILTACMLVGLIVCWLLARITAQPLSDVFSALSLWNQHFPPFQAGLVHVRDVAYYLLVTYVALFGATRVLEARRWR, from the coding sequence ATGAAAGCCCTGCTCATCGCCCGCCGCGAGCTTGCGGGGTACCTGCGCACGCTCAGCGGCTACCTCATCATCGCGGTCATCCTCGCGTTGAATGGCCTGTTCTTCAACGCGTTCGCCCTGGGCAAGGCGGCGGAGCGCTCCGCGACCGTGCTGTCCAATTTCTTCTATTACTCGAGCGGCTTCACCATCGTGGCCTCCGTGTTCATCTCCATGCGCCTGCTGGCCGAGGAGCGCCAGGCGGGCACGCTGCCGTTGCTGTACTCCTCGCCGGTGCGGGACCGGGACATCGTGCTGGGCAAGTACCTGGCCGGGCTGGTGTTCCTCGCGCTGTACCTCGTGTGCACGGTGTACATGCCGCTGATGGTGATGGTGAACGGCAAGGTGTCCGCCGGGCACATCGCTGCGGGCTACCTGGGGCTGCTGCTGCTGGGCAGCGCGTCCCTGGCGGTGGGCACGCTCGGCTCGGCGCTGGCGCGCAACCAGCTCCTGGCCGCCATCCTCACCGCGTGCATGCTGGTGGGGCTCATCGTCTGCTGGCTGCTGGCGCGCATCACCGCCCAGCCGCTGTCGGATGTGTTCAGCGCGCTGTCCCTGTGGAACCAGCACTTCCCGCCCTTCCAGGCCGGGTTGGTGCATGTCCGGGACGTCGCCTACTACCTCCTCGTCACCTATGTGGCGCTCTTCGGGGCCACGCGGGTGCTCGAGGCGCGGAGGTGGCGATGA
- the glgX gene encoding glycogen debranching protein GlgX — MKKAEVLPGKPYPLGATFDGEGVNFAVFSEHAKRLEVCLFDPENPTQEVRRFPLLETTHQVWHGYVPGLKPGTLYGLRAHGPYEPKKGLRFNPHKLLVDPYARALHGKADPSAPIHAYRGVDEQDKDADLTMDTRDSAAGVPKAVVLAGGDFDWEGDRLPSIPWHRTLLYELHVKGFTKLHPEVPEAQRGTYAGLAHPAVIAHLQRLGVTAVELLPIHASVDESFLTKKGLTNYWGYNTLGYFAPDARFSASGSRGGQVTEFKQMVKALHRAGIEVILDVVYNHTCEGNHLGPTLSFKGLDNAAYYRLTDKDPRYYLDFTGCGNSWNATHPYALKLVADSLRYWVEEMHVDGFRFDLATTLGRDRGGYDTRAAFFQILHQDPVLSRVKLIAEPWDVGDFGYQVGNFPVLWAEWNGKYRDTIRRYWKGDDRQAAEIGYRLTGSSDLFSLSGRKPTASVNFVTAHDGFTLHDLVTYGEKHNEANLEGNRDGANDNHSWNCGVEGETSDAVVNALREQQKRNFLAMLFISQGVPMLVAGDEMGRTQQGNNNAYCQDNALSWVNWTLSPRQQEMLEFTERMSRLRREQPVLSKRRFFRGAHIWDSELKDLAWFRPDGNEMRKEDWEKPYVRSLSFLLGGDAIATLDDQGHRVVGDTLLVLSNAHHEPVTFLLPAIEWGADWERVVDTTVAGDCSHIHTPAGGKIQVAGRSLVVLRRPATEL; from the coding sequence ATGAAGAAGGCGGAGGTCCTTCCAGGAAAGCCCTACCCGTTGGGCGCGACGTTCGATGGGGAGGGGGTCAACTTCGCGGTCTTCAGTGAGCACGCGAAGCGCTTGGAAGTCTGCCTCTTCGATCCGGAGAATCCTACCCAGGAAGTCCGGCGATTTCCGCTGCTGGAGACCACCCACCAGGTGTGGCATGGCTACGTCCCGGGGTTGAAGCCCGGGACGCTCTATGGCCTGCGGGCGCACGGCCCCTACGAGCCGAAGAAGGGCCTGCGCTTCAATCCCCACAAGCTCCTGGTGGACCCGTACGCGCGGGCCCTGCACGGCAAGGCCGACCCGTCCGCGCCCATCCACGCCTACCGGGGCGTGGACGAGCAGGACAAGGACGCGGACCTGACGATGGACACCCGCGACAGCGCCGCCGGGGTGCCCAAGGCGGTGGTGCTGGCCGGAGGGGACTTCGACTGGGAGGGGGACCGGCTGCCCTCCATCCCCTGGCACCGCACGCTGCTGTACGAGCTGCACGTGAAGGGCTTCACGAAGCTCCACCCGGAGGTGCCCGAGGCCCAGCGGGGCACCTACGCGGGGCTGGCCCACCCGGCGGTCATCGCGCATCTGCAGCGGCTGGGCGTCACCGCCGTGGAGCTGTTGCCCATCCATGCCTCCGTGGACGAGTCCTTCCTGACGAAGAAGGGGCTCACCAACTACTGGGGCTACAACACGCTGGGTTACTTCGCCCCGGATGCGCGCTTCAGCGCCTCGGGCTCCCGGGGCGGCCAGGTCACCGAGTTCAAGCAGATGGTGAAGGCGCTGCACCGCGCCGGCATCGAGGTGATTCTCGATGTGGTCTACAACCACACCTGCGAGGGCAACCACCTGGGCCCCACGCTGTCCTTCAAGGGCCTGGACAACGCGGCCTACTACCGGCTCACCGACAAGGATCCGCGCTACTACCTGGACTTCACCGGGTGCGGGAACTCGTGGAATGCCACGCATCCCTATGCCCTCAAACTGGTGGCGGACTCCCTGCGCTACTGGGTGGAGGAGATGCACGTGGACGGGTTCCGCTTCGACCTGGCCACCACGCTGGGGCGGGACCGGGGCGGCTACGACACGCGGGCGGCCTTCTTCCAGATTCTCCACCAGGATCCGGTGCTCAGCCGGGTGAAGCTCATCGCGGAGCCCTGGGACGTGGGGGACTTCGGTTACCAGGTGGGCAACTTCCCGGTGCTCTGGGCGGAGTGGAACGGCAAGTACCGCGACACCATCCGCCGGTACTGGAAGGGCGATGACCGGCAGGCGGCGGAGATCGGCTACCGGCTCACGGGCTCCTCGGACCTGTTCTCGCTCTCGGGGCGCAAGCCCACCGCCAGCGTGAACTTCGTCACCGCGCACGACGGCTTCACCCTGCATGACCTGGTCACCTACGGGGAGAAGCACAACGAGGCGAACCTGGAGGGCAACCGGGATGGCGCCAATGACAACCACTCGTGGAACTGCGGGGTGGAAGGGGAGACCTCCGACGCGGTGGTGAACGCCCTGCGCGAGCAGCAGAAGCGCAACTTCCTGGCCATGCTCTTCATCTCCCAGGGCGTGCCCATGCTGGTGGCCGGCGACGAGATGGGGCGCACGCAGCAGGGCAACAACAACGCCTACTGCCAGGACAACGCCCTGTCCTGGGTGAACTGGACGCTGAGCCCCCGGCAGCAGGAGATGCTGGAGTTCACCGAGCGGATGAGCCGGCTGCGGCGCGAGCAGCCCGTGCTCTCCAAGCGCCGCTTCTTCCGGGGCGCCCACATCTGGGACAGCGAGCTGAAGGACCTGGCGTGGTTCCGGCCGGACGGCAACGAGATGCGCAAGGAGGACTGGGAGAAGCCCTACGTGCGCTCCCTGAGCTTCCTCCTGGGCGGGGACGCCATCGCCACCCTGGATGACCAGGGGCACCGCGTCGTCGGCGACACGCTGCTGGTGCTGTCCAACGCCCACCACGAGCCGGTGACCTTCCTGCTGCCGGCCATCGAGTGGGGGGCGGACTGGGAGCGCGTGGTGGACACCACCGTGGCCGGGGACTGCTCCCACATCCACACGCCCGCGGGCGGGAAGATCCAGGTGGCGGGCCGCTCCCTGGTGGTTCTGCGCAGACCGGCGACAGAGTTGTAG
- a CDS encoding TerC family protein, with the protein MNTQVALWVGFNLFVIAMLAIDLGLFHRKDHAVSPKEAGIWTVVWISISLLFCAGIWYFSGPTPALQWFTAYVVEYSLSVDNLFVFLMVFSYFRVAAEHQHRVLFWGIVGAFIMRAVLIIAGAALVSRFHWIIYVFGAFLVFTAVKMLVSKDEEVDPEQKWIVKMARRTLPVAHLGEGSKFFLRERGQLKVTPLFVVLLVVEATDLLFALDSIPAVLGISQDPFIIYTSNVCAILGLRSLFFVVASLMDKFHFLKVGLSGILGFVGVKMLVTYFDFHVPIGISLGVIAGILVASIVASLIWPKAPDPGHDRESAKT; encoded by the coding sequence GTGAACACGCAAGTCGCGCTCTGGGTAGGCTTCAACCTCTTCGTCATCGCGATGCTGGCGATCGACCTGGGCCTCTTCCACCGTAAGGACCATGCGGTGTCGCCGAAGGAGGCAGGCATCTGGACGGTGGTCTGGATCAGCATCAGCCTGCTGTTCTGCGCGGGCATCTGGTACTTCTCGGGGCCCACCCCGGCGCTGCAGTGGTTCACCGCCTACGTCGTCGAGTACTCGCTGTCGGTCGACAACCTGTTCGTCTTCCTGATGGTGTTCAGCTACTTCCGGGTGGCGGCCGAGCACCAGCACCGGGTGCTGTTCTGGGGCATCGTCGGCGCGTTCATCATGCGCGCGGTGCTCATCATCGCCGGCGCGGCGCTGGTGTCCCGCTTCCACTGGATCATCTACGTCTTCGGCGCCTTCCTGGTCTTCACCGCGGTGAAGATGCTGGTGTCCAAGGACGAGGAGGTGGACCCGGAGCAGAAGTGGATCGTGAAGATGGCCCGCCGCACGCTGCCCGTGGCGCACCTGGGCGAGGGCAGCAAGTTCTTCTTGAGGGAGCGCGGGCAGCTCAAGGTGACGCCGCTGTTCGTGGTGCTGCTGGTGGTGGAGGCCACGGACCTGCTGTTCGCCCTGGACTCCATCCCCGCGGTGCTGGGCATCAGCCAGGACCCGTTCATCATCTACACGTCCAACGTGTGCGCCATCCTCGGGCTGCGCTCGCTGTTCTTCGTGGTGGCCAGCCTCATGGACAAGTTCCACTTCCTCAAGGTGGGCCTGTCGGGAATCCTCGGCTTCGTGGGCGTGAAGATGTTGGTCACCTACTTCGACTTCCACGTGCCCATCGGCATCTCGCTGGGCGTGATTGCCGGCATCCTGGTGGCCAGCATCGTCGCCTCGCTCATCTGGCCGAAGGCGCCGGATCCGGGCCATGACCGCGAGAGCGCGAAGACTTAA
- a CDS encoding Gldg family protein has protein sequence MSPRASSLPSTVLFVAVLVGGLIAERIAGAGTSLTAVMVLRLLVLLGIIAWGAVRLMRVSGERRVLWRWTLICYAVAFTGLVLYTAQTELGTRLFGTPLAQAAPKLAVAFQVLFPALLVLGLVPLALLEVSAAAMVRAPVLETERARGALFAGLGTAFVLIFAFSAMYVATQLDATWDLSYFRTARPGESTRKVVRGLNEPLQVTSFFPPANDVGSQVEQYFRELAGESSQLQVERLDQAVEPARARALGVTTNGVVVFSKGEKREVYTVGLELDRARGQLQRLDQEVQRRLLTVARPRRVVYFTTGHGERSDGRAAPGEPARAGINQLKELLRGQNVELQNLGPSEGLGSEVPRDAAVVVLLGPTKDFLPEEVATLREYAERGGRLWIALDPDGPSYDALLEPLGLRYLNTPLANDQVFFRATRQPSDRGNLGTSTFSSHPSVSTLSSLGTQAPVAFLSAGALEPRNPLPPGLGQDITVKSHEATFLDKDRDFTEDPGEERRTWPLVVAVEKSPGPGKELMRAVVMGDSDALADGVVPNLANAYLVMDTLRWLTGEEAISGAVSSEEDVPIQHTREQDVAWFYATVFLGPMLVLGVGFFVTRRRGKRAPRDVAEGGAR, from the coding sequence ATGAGCCCGCGTGCCAGCAGTCTTCCCTCGACGGTGCTGTTCGTGGCCGTGCTGGTGGGCGGTCTCATCGCCGAGCGCATCGCCGGGGCGGGCACCTCGCTCACCGCCGTCATGGTGCTGCGCCTCCTGGTGCTCCTGGGCATCATCGCCTGGGGCGCGGTGCGCCTGATGCGGGTGAGCGGGGAGCGCCGGGTGCTCTGGCGCTGGACGCTGATCTGCTACGCGGTGGCCTTCACGGGGCTGGTGCTCTACACCGCCCAGACGGAGCTGGGGACGCGCCTGTTCGGCACGCCCCTGGCCCAGGCCGCGCCGAAGCTGGCCGTGGCCTTCCAGGTGCTCTTCCCGGCACTGCTCGTCCTGGGGCTGGTGCCGCTGGCGCTGCTGGAGGTCTCGGCCGCGGCCATGGTGCGCGCGCCGGTGCTGGAGACCGAGCGGGCCCGGGGCGCCCTGTTCGCGGGGCTGGGCACGGCCTTCGTGCTCATCTTCGCCTTCTCGGCCATGTACGTGGCCACCCAGCTCGATGCGACGTGGGACCTGTCCTACTTCCGCACCGCCCGGCCCGGTGAGTCCACGCGCAAGGTGGTGCGGGGCCTCAACGAGCCCCTCCAGGTGACGTCCTTCTTCCCCCCGGCCAATGACGTGGGCAGCCAGGTGGAGCAGTACTTCCGGGAGCTGGCCGGGGAGTCCTCCCAGCTCCAGGTGGAGCGGCTGGACCAGGCGGTGGAGCCAGCCCGGGCGCGGGCGCTGGGGGTGACCACCAACGGCGTGGTCGTCTTCTCCAAGGGCGAGAAGCGCGAAGTGTATACGGTGGGGCTGGAGCTGGACCGGGCCCGCGGGCAGCTCCAGCGCCTGGACCAGGAGGTCCAGCGGCGGCTGCTGACGGTGGCCCGGCCCCGTCGGGTCGTCTACTTCACCACGGGCCACGGCGAGCGCTCGGATGGGCGCGCCGCGCCGGGAGAGCCAGCCCGGGCGGGCATCAACCAGCTCAAGGAGCTGCTCCGGGGGCAGAACGTGGAGCTGCAGAACCTGGGGCCATCCGAGGGCCTGGGCTCGGAGGTGCCGCGCGACGCGGCGGTGGTGGTGCTCCTGGGGCCCACGAAGGACTTCCTCCCGGAGGAGGTGGCCACCCTTCGCGAGTATGCGGAGCGGGGCGGGCGGCTGTGGATCGCCTTGGACCCCGATGGGCCTTCGTATGATGCGCTCCTGGAGCCGCTGGGCCTGCGCTACCTCAACACGCCGCTGGCCAATGACCAGGTGTTCTTCCGCGCCACGCGTCAGCCGAGCGATCGGGGCAACCTGGGCACCTCGACGTTTTCCTCGCACCCCTCCGTGTCCACGCTCTCCTCGCTGGGCACCCAGGCGCCGGTGGCGTTCTTGAGCGCGGGGGCCCTGGAGCCGCGCAACCCGCTGCCGCCCGGGCTGGGGCAGGACATCACGGTGAAATCCCACGAGGCGACGTTCCTCGACAAGGACCGCGACTTCACGGAGGACCCCGGCGAGGAGCGCCGCACCTGGCCGCTCGTGGTGGCCGTGGAGAAGTCCCCCGGGCCTGGCAAAGAGCTCATGCGGGCCGTGGTGATGGGGGACTCGGACGCCCTGGCGGACGGGGTGGTGCCGAACCTGGCCAACGCCTACCTGGTGATGGACACGCTGCGCTGGCTCACCGGCGAGGAGGCCATCTCCGGGGCCGTGTCCAGTGAGGAGGACGTTCCCATCCAGCATACGCGCGAGCAGGACGTCGCCTGGTTCTACGCGACCGTCTTCCTGGGACCCATGCTGGTGCTGGGGGTGGGCTTCTTCGTGACCCGGCGGCGGGGCAAGCGCGCGCCGCGGGACGTGGCGGAAGGGGGTGCGCGATGA
- the apaG gene encoding Co2+/Mg2+ efflux protein ApaG has product MSTTTTEGIRITVKPSYWPERSAPESGHYAFMYTVEIANVGNLPAQLRSRHWIITDANGRIEEVKGEGVVGKQPRLEPGERFEYTSWAMLRTSFGSMRGSYALVRPNGLQFDAQIGEFALTLPHALH; this is encoded by the coding sequence ATGTCCACGACGACCACGGAGGGCATCCGCATCACCGTGAAGCCCTCCTACTGGCCCGAGCGCAGCGCCCCGGAGTCCGGGCACTATGCGTTCATGTACACGGTGGAGATCGCCAATGTGGGCAACCTCCCCGCGCAGCTGCGCAGCCGCCACTGGATCATCACCGACGCCAACGGACGCATCGAAGAGGTGAAGGGGGAGGGCGTGGTGGGCAAGCAGCCCCGGCTGGAGCCCGGCGAGCGCTTCGAGTACACGAGCTGGGCCATGCTGCGCACCTCGTTTGGCTCCATGCGCGGCAGCTATGCGCTGGTGCGCCCCAACGGCTTGCAGTTCGACGCCCAGATTGGCGAGTTCGCCCTGACGTTGCCCCACGCGCTGCACTGA
- the hemH gene encoding ferrochelatase, translating to MSTVKKGLLLVNLGTPDAPEAGPVRRYLREFLSDPRVLDIHPVGRWMLLNLVILPFRPARSAEAYQKVWTKEGSPLLVHGRALASAVAGRLAGEYEVELAMRYGNPSLPAAVRALRARGVSEFIVLPLYPQEATSSSSSTRARIYEVLEEAWDVSPVKTLPAFHDDAGFLEAFAAVARPVIAEARADHVLFSYHGLPERHMRKSDPSGQHCLASAGCCDVLTAVNRNCYRAQCFATTRALVERLGLPAGGYTTSFQSRLGRTPWVKPYTDLVLPELAQKGVKRLAVMCPAFVADCLETLEEIGLRAREQFLGCGGESLTLVPSLNAHPTWVDAVCNLVRSADGTAPAATSGLRASALPGPHPAG from the coding sequence ATGTCCACCGTGAAGAAAGGGTTGTTGCTCGTCAACCTGGGCACGCCGGATGCGCCCGAGGCCGGGCCGGTGCGCCGCTACCTGCGCGAGTTCCTGAGCGACCCCCGGGTGCTGGACATCCACCCCGTGGGCCGCTGGATGCTGCTCAACCTGGTCATCCTGCCGTTCCGGCCCGCCCGGAGCGCCGAGGCCTACCAGAAGGTGTGGACGAAGGAGGGCTCGCCCCTGCTGGTGCACGGCCGGGCCCTGGCCTCGGCCGTGGCCGGGCGTCTGGCGGGCGAGTACGAGGTGGAGCTGGCCATGCGCTACGGCAACCCCTCGCTCCCGGCCGCGGTGCGCGCGCTCCGGGCCCGTGGGGTGTCCGAGTTCATCGTCCTGCCGCTCTATCCGCAGGAGGCCACGTCGAGCTCCAGCTCCACCCGGGCCCGCATCTATGAGGTGCTGGAGGAGGCCTGGGATGTGTCGCCGGTGAAGACGCTGCCGGCCTTTCACGATGACGCGGGCTTCCTGGAGGCCTTCGCGGCGGTGGCGCGGCCCGTCATCGCCGAGGCGCGCGCGGACCATGTGCTGTTCAGCTACCACGGGCTGCCCGAGCGCCACATGCGCAAGAGCGATCCGTCCGGGCAGCACTGTCTGGCCTCCGCGGGCTGCTGTGACGTGCTCACCGCGGTGAACCGCAACTGCTACCGCGCCCAGTGCTTCGCCACCACGCGGGCCCTGGTGGAGCGGCTGGGGCTGCCGGCCGGTGGCTACACCACCTCGTTCCAGTCCCGGCTGGGCCGGACGCCGTGGGTGAAGCCCTACACGGACCTGGTGCTCCCGGAGCTGGCCCAGAAGGGCGTGAAGCGGCTGGCGGTGATGTGTCCGGCCTTCGTGGCCGACTGCCTGGAGACGCTGGAGGAGATTGGCCTGCGGGCCCGGGAGCAGTTCCTGGGCTGCGGGGGCGAGTCCCTCACGCTCGTCCCGTCGCTGAACGCCCACCCCACGTGGGTGGACGCCGTGTGCAACCTGGTGCGGAGCGCGGACGGCACCGCGCCCGCTGCTACTTCAGGGCTTCGAGCTTCAGCCCTGCCGGGACCACATCCAGCGGGGTGA
- a CDS encoding TIGR01777 family oxidoreductase produces the protein MGKSRVFDARSQMPVSAPELFAWHTREGAFERLTPPWETMEVLERRGEGIREGAQAVMRMRLGPIPRKWVARHTRYEEGFLFQDEQVSGPFARWVHTHRMLPESHTASVMEDAVEYALPLGALGQGVGGGFARRTLERMFSYRHTLLRADLQRHAAFADAGPLTVAVSGASGMVGAALVPFLTTGGHRVRRLVRGRAEAARGDVAWNPSRGEIDAAALEGVDAVVHLAGENVAQRWTPAAQERIRRSRTEGTRVLCEALARLPRKPRVLVCASAIGFYGDRGDERLTEASGSGEGFLASVVRDWEAAAAPAREAGIRVVHLRIGVVLDARGGALAKLVPAFLMGGGGRVGSGQQWMSWVSLEDVLGMAHFALMTPGLSGPVNAVAPQAVRQEAFARTLGRVLSRPSVFPLPAAVVRTVFGQMGQEALLDGAHVLPEAAQRQGYSFLHPELEEALRFTLGRTTAGPRFVHGPASKEP, from the coding sequence ATGGGCAAGTCACGGGTATTCGATGCGCGCAGTCAGATGCCAGTTTCCGCCCCGGAGCTGTTCGCCTGGCACACCCGGGAGGGGGCCTTCGAGCGGCTGACCCCCCCGTGGGAAACCATGGAAGTCCTGGAGCGCCGCGGGGAGGGGATTCGCGAAGGTGCCCAGGCGGTGATGCGGATGCGCCTGGGGCCGATCCCCCGGAAGTGGGTTGCCCGGCACACGCGGTACGAGGAGGGCTTTCTCTTCCAGGATGAGCAGGTGTCGGGCCCCTTCGCGCGCTGGGTGCATACCCACCGGATGCTGCCCGAGTCGCACACGGCCTCGGTGATGGAGGACGCGGTGGAGTACGCCCTGCCCCTGGGGGCCCTGGGGCAGGGGGTGGGCGGAGGGTTCGCGCGCCGGACGCTGGAGCGGATGTTCTCGTACCGGCACACCCTGCTGCGCGCGGACCTCCAGCGGCATGCGGCCTTCGCGGACGCGGGCCCCCTCACGGTGGCGGTGAGTGGCGCCTCGGGGATGGTGGGGGCGGCGCTCGTGCCCTTCCTCACCACGGGCGGCCACCGGGTGCGGCGGCTCGTCCGGGGACGGGCGGAGGCGGCCCGGGGGGATGTGGCCTGGAACCCCTCGCGGGGAGAGATTGACGCCGCCGCGCTGGAGGGCGTGGACGCGGTGGTGCACTTGGCCGGCGAGAACGTGGCGCAGCGCTGGACGCCTGCCGCGCAGGAGCGCATCCGCCGCAGCCGCACGGAGGGCACCCGGGTGCTGTGCGAGGCGCTGGCGCGGCTCCCGCGCAAGCCGCGCGTCCTGGTGTGCGCCTCGGCCATTGGCTTCTACGGAGACCGGGGGGATGAGCGCCTCACGGAGGCGAGCGGCTCGGGGGAGGGGTTCCTGGCCAGCGTCGTCCGGGACTGGGAGGCGGCGGCGGCCCCGGCGCGGGAGGCGGGCATCCGGGTGGTCCACCTGCGCATCGGCGTGGTGCTGGACGCGCGCGGGGGCGCGCTGGCGAAGCTGGTGCCCGCGTTTCTCATGGGCGGAGGCGGGCGCGTGGGCAGCGGCCAGCAGTGGATGAGCTGGGTGTCGCTGGAGGATGTGCTGGGGATGGCGCACTTCGCCCTGATGACGCCCGGGCTGAGTGGGCCCGTCAATGCGGTGGCCCCCCAGGCCGTGCGGCAGGAGGCGTTCGCCCGGACCCTCGGGCGGGTGCTCTCGCGGCCCTCGGTGTTCCCGCTGCCCGCGGCGGTGGTGCGCACCGTGTTCGGCCAGATGGGCCAGGAGGCGCTGCTGGACGGCGCCCACGTGCTGCCCGAGGCCGCCCAGCGCCAGGGCTATTCCTTCCTCCATCCCGAGCTGGAGGAGGCCCTCCGTTTCACGCTCGGACGCACCACCGCAGGGCCCCGGTTCGTGCACGGCCCCGCGTCCAAAGAGCCTTGA
- a CDS encoding ABC transporter ATP-binding protein has translation MIQVEGLSKYYGEHAAIRDLSFSIGKGEVIGFLGLNGAGKTTTLKILGCVLLPTSGRVVIDGFDVVKDPHAVRQRIGFLPDTPPLYDEMTVGEYLAFVAQLRGVAAKDTPAHVAEAEAKTGLREVDGALISTLSHGYRQRVGVAQALVHRPAFLILDEPTSGLDPAQIRGMRELIRGLKGSHTVLVSSHILPEISETCDRLLIVHGGQLVAQGAEEELARKLGGGSIEVEVRGDKARALAVLQDVGPVSVTHEEGGVVGLRVEASPELRPRVAQALVGAGLELLRLDRGAEGLESIFLRLTQSGGAMSREVAS, from the coding sequence ATGATTCAGGTGGAAGGGCTCAGCAAGTACTACGGCGAGCATGCGGCGATTCGAGACCTCTCCTTCTCCATCGGCAAGGGCGAGGTCATCGGCTTTCTGGGGCTCAACGGCGCCGGGAAGACGACGACGCTGAAGATCCTGGGGTGTGTGTTGCTGCCCACCTCGGGCCGGGTCGTCATCGACGGGTTCGACGTGGTGAAGGATCCCCACGCGGTCCGCCAGCGCATTGGCTTCCTGCCGGACACCCCCCCGCTGTACGACGAGATGACGGTGGGCGAGTATCTGGCCTTCGTGGCCCAGCTGCGCGGGGTGGCGGCCAAGGACACGCCGGCCCACGTCGCCGAGGCGGAGGCGAAGACGGGCCTGCGCGAGGTGGACGGGGCGCTCATCTCCACGCTCAGCCACGGGTACCGTCAGCGCGTGGGGGTGGCACAGGCGCTGGTGCACCGGCCTGCGTTCCTCATCCTGGATGAGCCCACCAGCGGGCTCGACCCGGCGCAGATTCGCGGCATGCGCGAGCTCATCCGGGGGCTCAAGGGCTCGCACACAGTGCTCGTGTCCAGCCACATCCTGCCGGAGATCAGCGAGACGTGTGACCGGCTGCTCATCGTCCACGGCGGGCAGCTCGTGGCGCAGGGCGCTGAGGAGGAGCTGGCGCGCAAGCTGGGCGGCGGCTCCATCGAGGTGGAGGTGCGTGGGGACAAGGCCCGGGCGCTCGCGGTGCTCCAGGACGTGGGGCCGGTGAGCGTGACGCACGAGGAGGGTGGGGTGGTGGGGTTGCGCGTGGAGGCCTCGCCGGAGCTGCGGCCGAGGGTGGCGCAGGCGCTGGTGGGCGCGGGGCTGGAGCTGCTGCGGCTGGACCGGGGCGCCGAGGGGCTGGAGTCCATCTTCCTGCGGCTGACGCAGAGTGGAGGGGCCATGTCCCGGGAGGTGGCCTCATGA